CCTCCATCTTCTTTATCCTGTTCTCTTCCCGCTCTTTCGGCAATTTTTGCAAATTTTCCTTCCTTTAACTCTTGAATAATCTCCTGCACGTTCTTTGCCGATGAGTCCACAGGTTGTGTACATGGGTAACAGCCGAGAGACCTGTATCGTTTTCCGTTGCCCCTATCAAAGTACAATGGGACAATTTCGATGTTTTCTCGGGCAATGTATTCCCAGATGTCTAGCTCGGTCCAGTCAAGAAGGGGATGAATTCTTATGTGCGTTTTTGGAGGAAAGCTGGTGTTAAAATAATTCCAGATTTCTGGCGGTTGTTCGGCAATACTCCACTCACTCTCTTCACCCCGCGGAGAAAAGTATCGTTCTTTGGCTCTACTTCCCTCTTCGTCTGCTCGGATTCCTACGATAACACCTTTGAAGGGTTCTTTGTTTCCCCATACTTCAAATTGACCTGTTTGATGGTTGAGTTTGTATCTTGGCCATTCGCCTGAAAGGGTATACTTGAGGGCATCGCTTTTGAGATATTTACAGCAGGTAATTCTATCGACATTTCCATCGGGAAAAGTGAGCTTTTTCTCAAGGATTTCTTTGTTTTCTCCGTAGATGAGATCAAGACCAAGTTTGAGAGCAAGCTTGTTTCGGTATTCAATCATTTCTGGAATTTTATAATGGGTATCGATATGGAGAAGGGGAAAAGGAATATGACCAAAAAAAGCTTTTTGGGCCAGGGTAAGGAGGACGGTACTGTCTTTTCCGATTGACCAAAGCATCACGAGATTTTTACTTTTAAATTCTCGATAAGCCTCACGAAGAATGAAAATGCTCTGTGCCTCGAGTTTTGACAATCTATCCATACTTCCTCCTTACACATTATAATATTGGCTAATACTAAAGTATCTTTCACCGGTATCAGGAAGGACAGTAACTACTCTTTTCCCTTTTCCCAATCTTTTGGCTACTTGGAGTGCTCCAAAAACGTTGGCTCCTGCCGAAATGCCTGCAAAGATTCCTTCCTCTTTGGAAAGTCTCAACGAGCTTTTGTACGCATCGTTATCGGAAACTGTTATAATTTCGTCAAGGATTTTTGTATTAAGGATAGAAGGGATAAAACCCGCTCCTATGCCTGGAATTTTATGAGGTCCTGGTTTTTGACCAGAGAGTACTGCAGAAGAAAAAGGTTCGATGCCAATAACTTTTATCTGAGAGTTCACTTGTTTAAGAACTTCGCCGACTCCCGTAATGGTCCCTCCTGTTCCAATTCCGGCCACAAAGGCATCCAGATCTCCCCCTGTTGCCTCAAGAATTTCTTGAGCTGTGGTTTTTCTGTGAATTTCAGGGTTTGCAGGATTATCAAACTGTCGTAGTATCAAAGCATTTTTGATTTTTTTCTGAAGTTCCAGAGCTTTTCTTATGGACCCTTCCATTCCTTCATACGCAGGAGTGAGAACCACTTCAGCTCCAAAAGACTTGAGGATGTAGATTCTTTCTAGACTCATCGAGTCTGGCATGACGAGAATACATTTGTATCCTTTGATAGCAGAGACCATTGCTATCCCTACGCCAGTATTACCGGAAGTTGGCTCAATAATAGTAGCACCTGGCTGGAGAAGGCCTTTTTTTTCGGCATCTTCAATCATTGAAAAGGCAATTCTATCTTTGATGCTTCCACCCGGGTTGAAAGATTCTACTTTGACGAGTATTTCGGCCATGTTTTCTTCCACCAGTTTTTTAAGCTTTACCAAAGGGGTGTTGCCAATAAGTTCTAGAATACTCTCATAAATTCTCTGTTTAAACATACGTTTTTTATCCTCCTTTTGAGATTATGTGGATGAGAAAGTGAATGGTATACGTGAGCCCTCCGGTGACCAAGGGAACCAGAAACCATGAAAAGAGTATTTTTTGCACGAGGGCTTTTTTGCTCGTTGTGATTACTCCATCCTTGATAGCACTTATGGCGAGGATAGAAGAGGTGGTAAACTGGACATAAGGGGTAGGTAATCCCAACCATGAGGCAGCGATGACAAAAGTTGAGGTCACAAAGGAAACTATTATCGCAGAAATTTGTCCAAGAGGTATGATATCTTTTGACACGGTTTTGAGTAACCCTGAACCTAAAAGAAGTCCTCCCAGTCCAAACAGAGGAGAGAAGACGAGGATGAGTCCAACGGGATTTTGAGCACCAGGAAGGAGTAGCAGAGGGGCAACGACATTGGCCACATTATTTGTTCCAATAGCAAAAGCACCGTAAGAGTTGGCGGCCAGAATGAAAACATTCATAATGGTGTTATTTGCAAAAATTTTTTCATGTAATCGGAAATTTGTCTCTTTTGGGGGGTAAAAAATTTTCATTAAAAAAAAGGTAAAGAAAAAAGCGCCGAGAGAAAAAATGAGAGCGATACCAAAGATTTCAATAATTTTCCATATATTTACCTTGTGATAAAATAAACCTGCTCCGGCAAAAGCCCCTACGATAACAAAACTTGTGGACTGAGGGAGTTTGAAAAGGTTTGTGATAAATAAAGAGAAAGAGGTAGCAAGAATAATGATCAAACCAGAAAGTGGTTCTAATTGTAAGGTGAGTTTAGTATTGAGGGTTTCGACAACCCTTTTCCCTAGCAAGAGAGCTCCCAGCATAACACAGAATGTGTAGGTGATAACAGCTTTCTTGTGTTTCACAAGATCACATCCATATGATGGGGCAAAAGAGACGGAAAATCCACTCGCGCCCATATTTATAGCAAGAAAGATTGAAATTACTATTGTCATTATTACCATCGATAGCCACTTCTCCTTCTATAAATTATAGATACATCTTTTCAAGAAGTTTTATACTACACTCTGTCTTAAAAATCTTATCTTTTATATTAAAAATACTTTCTTTTGGTAAACAATCCTCAAAGATATTTACAAGAAAATCTGCTTCAACAAGAATCTGAAAATCAAGCCCATCAATTTTCTCGTATGTATGATGATGGCCTATAATATAGCATACCCTATCTATTGTTTTTTCAGCTATAAATAATTCTTTTAGGATTTTTTTCGCTATCTTTGGGCCTTCTCTCTCTTGATATTTTCCAGCATTTGAATGGTACTTTCTTTCTGCCTCTTTTATACCTATGTCATGAAGAAGTCCAGAAAAATGAACCACTTCTTTTTGACTAAAGTCTTGTAGTTCATTTTCAGCTATGAGGTATGCAAAAGAATAAACTTTTAAGGCATGGTTTATCCTTTTAACATCATTCCCAAAGTATGCTATCATTTTCTCCATAACTTTGATTTCCATATTATTTTATCCTCCTACCTTCTATGTAAGCCACATTCTTTATGTTCAGGGTTTTCCCACCACCATCTTCCACTCCGTATATCTTCTCCTTCTTTTATGGCTCTTGTACACGGCATACATCCGATACTCGGATACCCTTGGTCATGGAGTTTATTGTAGGGGATTTTGTGTTCCTTAATAAACTGCCATACCTTTTCTGTTGTCCAATTATAAAGAGGATTAAGTTTATATAATCCATTTACTTCATCCCACTCAATGGGCTGGATATTCTCTCTGGTGAGAGATTGTTCTCTACGAAGACCACATATCCAGCATTTTACTCCTCGTAACGCTCGCCTTAATGGTTCAACTTTTCTGACATGGCAACAAAGTTTTCTATTTTCAATGCTGTTATAAAAGAGATTGATTCCTTTTTCATTGACCATCTTTTCCACCTGCCGATAATCAGGGAAATATATTTCGTATTTAAAATCATAGCGGTTTTCTGTTTTTTCTATTGTAAAGTAGACTTCTTGAAACATTCGTCCCGTGTCAATGGTAAATATTCGAACATTTTTATCTATTGACATAATCATATGAGTGATAACCTGATCTTCTACTCCAATACTCGAAGCAAAGGCTATTCTTGTTTTCCCGAAGGTTTGGATTCCCCATCGCAAAATATCAAAGGCATCCAGATTTTGAAGATGGGCGTTCCACTTTTCTATGTTTTTTTTCTTTTTCCACATTCAACTTCTCCTTGAGTTATTTTTTTCGGATAAGGACAGAATAGTACTGCCCTTCTCGTTTTTCTACAGAAACAATTTCATGACCTTCTTCTTTTACAGAACCAGGGACGTTTTGAATAGGCTCTCCTTCGTCAAGATATATTTCCAAAATTTCT
This sequence is a window from Thermospira aquatica. Protein-coding genes within it:
- a CDS encoding phosphoadenylyl-sulfate reductase, with the translated sequence MWKKKKNIEKWNAHLQNLDAFDILRWGIQTFGKTRIAFASSIGVEDQVITHMIMSIDKNVRIFTIDTGRMFQEVYFTIEKTENRYDFKYEIYFPDYRQVEKMVNEKGINLFYNSIENRKLCCHVRKVEPLRRALRGVKCWICGLRREQSLTRENIQPIEWDEVNGLYKLNPLYNWTTEKVWQFIKEHKIPYNKLHDQGYPSIGCMPCTRAIKEGEDIRSGRWWWENPEHKECGLHRR
- the cysD gene encoding sulfate adenylyltransferase subunit CysD codes for the protein MDRLSKLEAQSIFILREAYREFKSKNLVMLWSIGKDSTVLLTLAQKAFFGHIPFPLLHIDTHYKIPEMIEYRNKLALKLGLDLIYGENKEILEKKLTFPDGNVDRITCCKYLKSDALKYTLSGEWPRYKLNHQTGQFEVWGNKEPFKGVIVGIRADEEGSRAKERYFSPRGEESEWSIAEQPPEIWNYFNTSFPPKTHIRIHPLLDWTELDIWEYIARENIEIVPLYFDRGNGKRYRSLGCYPCTQPVDSSAKNVQEIIQELKEGKFAKIAERAGREQDKEDGGTLETLRKEGYM
- a CDS encoding inorganic phosphate transporter → MVIMTIVISIFLAINMGASGFSVSFAPSYGCDLVKHKKAVITYTFCVMLGALLLGKRVVETLNTKLTLQLEPLSGLIIILATSFSLFITNLFKLPQSTSFVIVGAFAGAGLFYHKVNIWKIIEIFGIALIFSLGAFFFTFFLMKIFYPPKETNFRLHEKIFANNTIMNVFILAANSYGAFAIGTNNVANVVAPLLLLPGAQNPVGLILVFSPLFGLGGLLLGSGLLKTVSKDIIPLGQISAIIVSFVTSTFVIAASWLGLPTPYVQFTTSSILAISAIKDGVITTSKKALVQKILFSWFLVPLVTGGLTYTIHFLIHIISKGG
- the cysK gene encoding cysteine synthase A, with the protein product MFKQRIYESILELIGNTPLVKLKKLVEENMAEILVKVESFNPGGSIKDRIAFSMIEDAEKKGLLQPGATIIEPTSGNTGVGIAMVSAIKGYKCILVMPDSMSLERIYILKSFGAEVVLTPAYEGMEGSIRKALELQKKIKNALILRQFDNPANPEIHRKTTAQEILEATGGDLDAFVAGIGTGGTITGVGEVLKQVNSQIKVIGIEPFSSAVLSGQKPGPHKIPGIGAGFIPSILNTKILDEIITVSDNDAYKSSLRLSKEEGIFAGISAGANVFGALQVAKRLGKGKRVVTVLPDTGERYFSISQYYNV
- a CDS encoding HD domain-containing protein, whose translation is MEIKVMEKMIAYFGNDVKRINHALKVYSFAYLIAENELQDFSQKEVVHFSGLLHDIGIKEAERKYHSNAGKYQEREGPKIAKKILKELFIAEKTIDRVCYIIGHHHTYEKIDGLDFQILVEADFLVNIFEDCLPKESIFNIKDKIFKTECSIKLLEKMYL